Genomic DNA from Calonectris borealis chromosome 4, bCalBor7.hap1.2, whole genome shotgun sequence:
TTCATTGCTTCTCAGGGAGCACGTTCCTATCCTTACCCCGGGGAGAGCATCAGGGCGCAAGGCCCTCCTCGGGTCACGCATATCCAACGTGCTGCTTCGTACTTGGGCTTTCAGAAACCTGGATGTGCCCAGGCCAtttctatgcaattttttttgccttcttacGCAGCCGTTTTGCTTTCCGTCCCTCAGCGCCCTTTCCCTGCCCGTAGGCCACTGCGAACGGAGGAGGGACGCGCTTCGACTCGCCCGCTCCCCCGGGAAAGCTGCACAGCCGCCCTGCCCGTCCCCTCTCGACGCCGGGAGCCGGAGAAGGGGGTAGAAACCAAGGCCTGGGTCTCAGCCCGACTGCCCCTGAGCTGTCGCACCGCGACTCGCAGGGGATCGCGACGGGCCACCGGTCCCCGCGCGCCGTTCCGGGGGGCGGAGCGTCCGTCAGCGGCGGGCGCAGCCAATCGGCgtggcgcggccccgcccctccgggCCCGGCCGTTGCAGGAAGCGGTTGGGGGACGGTTGCGGTGCCGCGCGGCTGGGGCGCAGCGGGCAGGGCGATGACGCGGCGCCTTTAAGAGGGGCCTCGTGCTGTGCGGCCCCCCCTTCACCACCGCGCTCGGCCGCCATGGGCTCGCCGCCGTCCCCGtcgccgctcccgcgggccgccgCGCTACTGCTGGCGGCGTCGCTGCTGCTGGCGGCCCCGGTGGGGCTGGGCGCCGCTCCGGAGGAAGAGCCCGGCAGGAAGAATGAGCCACCGCCACCGCCGGCGGCGCAGGGAGCCGAACCGCGGGCTGAGGTGAGGTGAGgaggcgccgcgccgcgccgcgccgctccggcTGCCTGCACACAGCACCCGCCCCCACCTCTCCCCTTCTCTCAGCCGGGCCGCGAGGCGGTTCGGGAGCGGTTCGGTCGCCCCCCGCGGCAGCTCTCAGCCGGTGGGGCGGGCCCGGCCTGCAGGACGCCTCGCCTTTCGGAGGCCATCGGACTCCTAAATTTCCCTCGTttaggagaaaaagggaaagctgCAGGGCCACCTAAGGTggctttccctttttctgctaAAAGAGGGGAATTTAGGTCCGACATTTAGGGCTAATGCCTTTTTTCAccagataaatatttttgtgcCCTGCTTGCTCGCATGCAGGGGAGGCGAACCGGCCTCTCCAGGTCTTCCTCACAGAAGCAGATGAAAGCAGGCTTTGTTGCGACTCAAAACCTGCCAGTTTTTCCTCAATatttaagattaatttctttGCGTTAAAACTTCTTGAAAGGTGTTCTTGGTTAGGGGATTCTAGTGCCGGGTATCACACAGAGGGGTCAAGAAATTATTAACATATGGTTTGATGTGGCATATAGAGATGCCAAGTTTTAAATATCAAAACCAAAGATTTACAGTCACCATGTATCATGTAGAGCATGGaaacttttaaatttcaaaacCGAAAACTTACAGTACTGCTAAAAGTGGAATGCTGGGAAGTCACCGTGTTAAAACATGTTGAAATCTGTCTTTGCTGGTAGATGTGCTGAAACAGGCTTTCTTAGCCATCTCTGGTCAAGCACGTAAACATCGACTTACTTGTTTTGGGTCTTGCTTTTGACTGTAGATACCTTAATCTCTGTAAAAGTAAGGACTTTGGTGAGTAAGTGAGATCTGGAGTGTGCTGGTCTGGTTTGACTACTGGAAAGTCTTAAAGCTAGTTTTCAACAAACAGAGCATGTAcaaaaaaagctgatgaaaactTGTGTAAAATTTTAATGCCCCTGAGATGCAAAGATTCTGCAAGGGAAGAAAGTGATCCTGACAATTTTTGAAAGGACTTCGTATTTCTGCTAAGCTATCCTAGTCACTCAATTTTAGTTTGAAGAGTTTGATTCTTAACATTTATATCAGAAAGTTGCTTGTTTGGTCAAGGTCATAAAGTAAATAGCCAGGGATTGTAAAGACAGCGATATTAGAGCTGAACTAAAGGAGCTTTCCCCATGTTTTGTTGTAATAGTGGTTCTCATGTTCTGGGAGTAGTGTGCATGGAGACGTACTGCTTTAATAATCAGCGCACAATCTGATCTTCTTGCTAAGTGCCTAACTAGCAATTTGAGGTAGGTGGCAGCCAGTAACTAGTTAATGATCATTAATGCTGCGTGAGAGGCATATGCTTAAAATGTCACACTACGCAGTATGATATGACAGGAGAAATACAAGGCTCAGTACTTCTGCGAACTAACTATTCAAACCTAATTAACTAGTagtgtttttgttgggtttttcccccctcttacaGAAGGGGTCCTCGCCGGTTGCTCCAGTTCACATTGTCAATGAAGAGTCAGCTGACAAGACTAATTTGGGCTTTATTCATGCATTTGTGGCTGCTATATCGGTCATCATCGTGTCAGAACTGGGGGATAAGACCTTCTTCATTGCAGCCATCATGGCAATGCGGTACAACCGTTTGACTGTACTGGCTGGTGCTATGCTTGCCTTGGGACTGATGACATGCTTATCAGGTTagcacttttctttttgttttatctctTAAAATGTGCTGGGTACATACTTATCAATAAATCTTCATTGAAATTAAACGAAGGTAGTAGGTATGTGCAGTTTTCTGTTTTGACGAGATTGTGAAGGTTTTCCTGGGGACCATGGCTCAGATTGAATATTTAGGCTCTTACCTGTAATGAGGTGTTTGCGCTCCCTAGACCTCACTATGAGTTTAAGGAAGAGGAATGCGGTTGGGAGCCTAAGCACTTCCTTTGATTTTTGGGCCActactttcctttttatttttagctccTGTTAAATTAGCATGCCTAAAGGGAATATGGGAGTgacttctctttttcctcctaagGCAAAAGATTCTTAACGTGATGACAAATTTCCCTTGTCTGACTTGTGTCCGTGTGTGTGTAGctgtttggatttgtgctgggagCTGCGTAAGTGGAAGATGACGTTCTGCTGCGATTCTTTGGGATGGCTGGTACTGACAGAGCTAagagctgggggcggggggaggtgtCAGGTGGCACATGAGGAACCTGTAGCTGTGGGTGCTTACGTAGCCGTGATCATAAAATGGAGCAGCCTTCAGATATATCAGATGCAGCATAAATTTTGTTATAGGTGTGCTCATTTCTAACAATGcccatttcagaaataattaaagTAGTGTTCATTGGTTTATATACACTGGAGACAGCCAATTAACTGGCTTCAGGCTTCTCAGCGAGTTTTTCTATGAATGGTTTTTGGATGTGTAGCTATATATATATTGCTGCAATTATTATTGCAGTCTTGGAGTAGTTTCCGTTTGCACTGTATGTAATGATGGCATTGTGTGAGTTTCTTCTATTACTCACTTACTATAACAGTCTTTGACACTTCTTCCAATTCTGCACCGCTTGCTTCATTTGATGTTACTTAGTACCGCAGGTGATGCACTATTCTGTAAATCTTGCAATCTCTTTTCTCTTGCCCATTACAGCTCTCCCATTTTCTATACTAAGTCTTTCTTCAAATCTTTCTTGATGCTTTTTcataaaaactttcttttctgctttattcccCAGTTCAGAAGTTCCCgactatttcttccttttcagaaaggagcttgcccccccgccccttttctcTCCACTGCCCTTGTTTTATACAAGCTGCGTCTGGAAATTCCTGGGGATTTTGCCCACCTTGATTTCATGAAAATGTGCTCATTTAAACTCACTGGCTCCAAGGAATCACTActtggggtgtttttttaagctgtacTTACAGACAGTTCTACCCTTATGGCAAAATAAGCTTCCTTATCATTCcgattatttcattatttctataCTTGTATGTGCAagtaatgctaaaaaaaaaatagatctttttGTATAGTTTCTTGCATTCTTTGCTTtagtattttcagttttcaaaaagaaGTTTAGTTTAACTCCTTTTTTATTTAGCTGTGCAACTAATACTGTTATTCATATCTGTACGTGCCATGTTTTCTAATAGTACAGCCTGATTAATTTTGGTCTCATAGTCTTACTTTTGGTAGTGGCAATGCAGATTAATTTACAGATTATGTAGTAATTTCTGAGTGTGTTTTTCAACTAAGAAAGTGTGTGCAAGAAAACACAGGTGTTAATGTGCTTCCTTTTAGCTAATTGCACGTGGAGTAAAACAACAGAAACAGTTGTGAGTGCATGGTCAAAAGTACTTTGTCCTGGatatgtatttcttcttctttgaGAAGTAGTTTTGGCTCAGTTGGATTGCCTTCGATACCCATAAAAGTAGATGCACTGTGGAGGTAGCTTTTTGGTCTTTGAGTGGGATCAgtgcttttaaatgaaaggaagatCAAAGTTGGCCACGTTTTGTGTTTGTGAGGAGTGTGGGAGAGAAGGTAATAGTAACGTGCAGGTATTTGCACTTGGCAAAAGACGACAGACATGGATTCACACAGCTGGATGATTTGTGGGTATGTCTAGTAGATTTAACTTGTAGAAAATCTTATTCTAACTTTATCTGATAAATTAAATGATTGGAAAGAGATGCTATCTGACATGTAGTCTTATATTAAAGGGGAATTAAGTGGTACACACCATGACTAATCTAACATGATTACAGATGATAGTTTCATGGCATGCTTGGAGAAAGGCAGAACTTGCATAGTCCTTGATGGGAAAGATAACGTTGCTTGGACTGGGTCTTGGGAATAGCAGCACATCAACTTTGCCTGGTGTGCCTTGTCTGCGTGTTAGTAGACTTCAGTCTCTGGTATGACCAGTAATGCTTGGAGTTTCTAGAGTGTTGTtatcttgcaaaaaaaacccagaaaattatataaaactgACAAAAGACGTAGTATTTATTTATCAGTGGATATTTGAATTGCAGACTTCGCTAGCGAGCATTTCTTAGATTTGGGAAAAACAATTATGATCCtcatgcttatttttttaaatcacacatttgttttcttttcagttttatttggcTATGCCACCACAGTTATTCCTCGTGTGTACACATACTATGTGTCAACAGCACTGTTTGCAATTTTTGGCATCCGAATGCTTCGGGAAGGCTTGAAAATGAGTCCAGATGAGGGtcaggaagagctggaggaagttcaagcagaaatcaaaaaaaaagatgaggaagtAAGTCATAAACTTTCTGTGAATTATGGCTGATGAAATAGTTACAGCCATGAAGCTGCAGAATGGCACTGTCACGTTTGGGGTGTTCAGTTTTGTCTTTGACTGATAATCTGACACAGAAAACGTGTGGTAAATGGGACAGAAGTGGCCCCTGGAGGCTGTTTCAACAGGTGATTCCAGTTCTGTAGCAAGCCTGGCTTCTCAGGAAAAAAGGGACTTTCTCCATAGAGTccgtttttttgttgtggttttttttttaaaatgcattactaGCAGAGAAAATATCAACAGTTTACTCTTGCctctacttttatttctttttatggtCAGGCAGAATAATGCTGAGGTTTGTAGTGTTGCAGCAAAGGTCTCTTATGATAAGTTTCTAAATATACTGGTCCACTTCTAAGGAGCAGTATGGAGTATTAATCTTatttctttcaagatttttttttcacattaattttaTGAAATCCTAATTTGAGAGCCACCACTTGGGAAGAGGGGGATCCCTGCTTTAAAAATAGGAGGAAGTCTGTGGTTAGAAAGCAGGTGTCATTCCTACTGAAACTGTTGCGTAAGTGCAAGCAGTACAAGATGGACAATAATTGGAGGTTAGAGGTGATTAccagtgtgtatatatgtgtgtgtgtgtatagctAGTTTTTTAAAATGGTGTCTAATATAAACAATACATTGATAATGCAGCAGTCAGTGGCTAATAACATTCCAGGTACTAGCTTTACAGTTTAAGTATTTCATTTCGGTTGTTTAGATGACATTTCTAATcttatggtggtttttttttttccccttgtcctcCACAGCTTCAGAGGACTAAACTGTTAAATGGGCCAGGAGATGTGGAATCAGGGCCAGGCACCACTATACCTCAGAAGAAGtggctgcattttatttctccaaTCTTTGTTCAAGCTTTTACTTTAACGTTTTTAGCAGAATGGGGTGATCGTTCCCAATTAACAACCATAGTCTTGGCCGCCAGAGAGGTGAGTGTTGCAGAATGCCCACTGTTCTTTTGCCCTCTTTGGGTTGCCCGCAGAGAAGTGGGAGAGACAAAATACTCTTGCAGGAGGTGTCAGATCCATACCTGCTGCCTTGCTGTGCCTTACTTAGTGTTACAGCTGTGCCAAGACCTGAAAATAA
This window encodes:
- the TMEM165 gene encoding putative divalent cation/proton antiporter TMEM165 isoform X1, translating into MGSPPSPSPLPRAAALLLAASLLLAAPVGLGAAPEEEPGRKNEPPPPPAAQGAEPRAEKGSSPVAPVHIVNEESADKTNLGFIHAFVAAISVIIVSELGDKTFFIAAIMAMRYNRLTVLAGAMLALGLMTCLSVLFGYATTVIPRVYTYYVSTALFAIFGIRMLREGLKMSPDEGQEELEEVQAEIKKKDEELQRTKLLNGPGDVESGPGTTIPQKKWLHFISPIFVQAFTLTFLAEWGDRSQLTTIVLAAREDPYGVAVGGTVGHCLCTGLAVIGGRMIAQKISVRTVTIIGGIVFLAFAFSALFISPDSGF
- the TMEM165 gene encoding putative divalent cation/proton antiporter TMEM165 isoform X2, which encodes MGSPPSPSPLPRAAALLLAASLLLAAPVGLGAAPEEEPGRKNEPPPPPAAQGAEPRAEKGSSPVAPVHIVNEESADKTNLGFIHAFVAAISVIIVSELGDKTFFIAAIMAMRYNRLTVLAGAMLALGLMTCLSVLFGYATTVIPRVYTYYVSTALFAIFGIRMLREGLKMSPDEGQEELEEVQAEIKKKDEELQRTKLLNGPGDVESGPGTTIPQKKWLHFISPIFVQAFTLTFLAEWGDRSQLTTIVLAAREDPYGVAVGGTVGHCLCTGLAVIGGRMIAQKISVRTAEERDIQRAFKC